From Caulobacter segnis, a single genomic window includes:
- a CDS encoding DUF72 domain-containing protein codes for MDIRIGTAGWSFPRDLDFPAEGSGLERYAARLACVEINSSFYRPHQRKTYERWAASTPPTFRFAVKVPQTITHERRLAAIDDLLARFLDETDGLGAKRGPLLVQLPPSLRFDAERVGAFLETWRRQTDAPTVLEPRHASWLATEPERMLADFRIARVAADPAIVPEAAEPGGWRGLTYRRWHGSPVIYESAYPPETLEALAARLAAEGETWCIFDNTKFGAATRDALMVLDCLTARIRPRPSTGSG; via the coding sequence ATGGACATCCGCATCGGCACGGCCGGCTGGAGCTTCCCGCGCGACCTGGACTTCCCCGCCGAGGGCTCGGGGCTGGAGCGCTACGCGGCGCGGCTGGCTTGCGTCGAGATCAACTCGTCCTTCTACCGGCCGCACCAGCGCAAGACGTACGAACGCTGGGCGGCCAGCACGCCGCCCACCTTCCGGTTCGCGGTGAAGGTTCCGCAGACGATCACCCACGAGCGGCGGCTGGCCGCGATCGACGACCTGTTGGCGCGGTTCCTGGACGAGACAGATGGCCTGGGCGCCAAGCGCGGGCCGCTGCTGGTGCAGCTACCACCCAGTCTTCGGTTCGACGCCGAGCGGGTCGGCGCGTTCCTGGAAACCTGGCGTCGCCAGACGGACGCCCCGACCGTGCTGGAGCCGAGGCACGCCAGTTGGTTGGCGACCGAGCCGGAACGGATGCTGGCGGATTTCCGGATCGCGCGCGTCGCCGCCGATCCAGCGATCGTCCCCGAGGCGGCCGAGCCCGGCGGCTGGAGGGGCCTGACCTATCGCCGCTGGCACGGCTCGCCCGTGATCTACGAAAGCGCCTATCCGCCCGAGACGCTGGAGGCCCTGGCGGCGCGGCTGGCGGCCGAGGGCGAAACCTGGTGCATATTCGACAACACCAAGTTCGGCGCGGCGACGCGGGATGCGCTGATGGTTCTGGATTGTCTGACGGCTCGAATCCGCCCTCGCCCTTCGACAGGCTCAGGGTGA
- a CDS encoding M15 family metallopeptidase produces the protein MKGLVRRSFLALAAAFAARPALALTRTEWAAIGQYGDKAAPLTVFEKERALHIDGQGFRSARLTPSGGGHYAIAGGGELTLENGAVRLDGKTLAFHDFGAETQDAIRKAVRADPVALRRRALAASPPVETEPRLPSDLVDLTTIDPRIKLDIRYAGTNNFMGIALYERAGAYLQRPAAEALGRAQKALADKGYGLLIHDAYRPWFVTWMFWEATPPEDHAFVADPAKGSRHNRGCAVDLTLYDLKTGKAVEMPSRYDEFSLRAYADFIGGVTKQRALRALLREAMVAEGFEIYPEEWWHFDYKDWRRYPIGVRTFTELAGG, from the coding sequence ATGAAAGGCCTGGTCCGAAGATCGTTCCTGGCGCTCGCCGCCGCCTTCGCGGCCCGGCCGGCACTGGCCCTGACCAGGACGGAATGGGCCGCGATCGGCCAGTACGGCGACAAGGCCGCGCCCCTCACCGTATTCGAGAAAGAGAGGGCGCTGCATATCGACGGGCAGGGCTTCCGGTCGGCCCGCCTGACGCCTTCGGGCGGCGGTCATTACGCGATCGCGGGCGGGGGCGAGCTGACGCTGGAGAACGGCGCGGTGCGTCTGGATGGCAAGACCCTGGCCTTTCACGATTTCGGGGCCGAAACTCAAGATGCGATCCGCAAGGCTGTCCGGGCCGATCCGGTCGCCCTGCGCCGACGCGCCCTGGCCGCCTCGCCGCCGGTCGAGACCGAGCCGCGCCTACCGTCCGACCTCGTCGACCTGACGACGATCGATCCGCGTATCAAGCTGGATATCCGCTACGCCGGGACGAACAACTTCATGGGCATAGCGCTGTACGAGCGCGCCGGCGCGTATCTGCAGCGACCCGCCGCCGAGGCCCTGGGACGCGCCCAGAAGGCGCTGGCCGACAAGGGCTACGGCCTGCTGATCCACGACGCGTACCGCCCTTGGTTCGTCACCTGGATGTTCTGGGAGGCGACCCCGCCTGAGGATCACGCCTTCGTCGCCGACCCGGCCAAGGGATCGCGCCACAACCGCGGCTGCGCCGTCGACCTGACCCTCTACGACCTCAAGACCGGCAAGGCCGTCGAAATGCCCAGTCGTTACGACGAGTTCTCGCTGCGCGCCTATGCCGATTTCATCGGCGGCGTGACCAAGCAGAGAGCCCTGCGCGCCCTCCTGCGCGAGGCGATGGTGGCGGAAGGCTTCGAGATCTATCCCGAGGAGTGGTGGCACTTCGACTACAAGGACTGGCGTCGCTATCCGATCGGCGTCCGAACCTTCACGGAACTGGCTGGCGGCTAG
- a CDS encoding flavin reductase family protein: protein MSKAVTIELGEGAEHDARALRDAFGCFTTGVTVVTTVCADGRKVGLTANSFTSVSLDPPLALICVDLKSSSLPWLDAAGRFAVNVLHAEHQALARQFVQKDTDRFAGVETETWRTGVPILPNCMANFECETHHVFDAGDHRVYVGRVVKLRYDPDHEPLVYLQGRFRRVHVDAE, encoded by the coding sequence ATGAGTAAGGCGGTTACGATCGAACTGGGGGAGGGCGCCGAGCATGACGCCCGGGCCCTGCGCGACGCGTTCGGGTGTTTCACGACGGGGGTGACGGTGGTCACGACCGTCTGCGCGGACGGCCGCAAGGTCGGTCTGACGGCGAACTCGTTCACCTCGGTGTCGCTGGATCCGCCTTTGGCGTTGATCTGCGTGGACCTGAAGTCCAGCAGCCTGCCGTGGCTGGACGCCGCCGGGCGCTTCGCCGTCAATGTCCTGCACGCCGAGCACCAGGCCCTGGCCCGCCAGTTCGTGCAGAAGGACACCGATCGCTTCGCCGGCGTCGAGACCGAGACCTGGCGCACGGGCGTGCCGATCCTTCCCAACTGCATGGCCAATTTCGAGTGCGAGACGCACCACGTCTTCGACGCCGGCGACCACCGGGTCTATGTCGGGCGCGTGGTGAAGCTGCGCTATGATCCGGACCACGAGCCGCTGGTCTATCTGCAGGGCCGTTTCCGCCGGGTGCATGTCGACGCGGAGTAG
- a CDS encoding GAF domain-containing protein, with protein MAEAFNDLTLSTDKATRYAEVADEIASVLEGEGNVTARMATVASMLANSFDHYFWTGFYVVDPAKDRELVVGPYQGTLGCLRIAYGRGVCGTAAATGQTQLVPDVHAFPGHIACDSRSQSEIVVPVFGPDGQLIAVFDVDSDQPASFDETDQLWLEKILAATFA; from the coding sequence ATGGCCGAAGCGTTCAACGACCTCACCCTCTCCACCGACAAGGCGACCCGCTATGCCGAGGTCGCCGACGAGATCGCGTCCGTGCTGGAGGGCGAGGGCAACGTCACCGCCCGCATGGCGACGGTGGCTTCGATGCTGGCCAACAGCTTCGACCACTATTTCTGGACCGGCTTCTACGTCGTCGATCCCGCCAAGGACCGCGAGTTGGTGGTCGGGCCCTATCAGGGCACCCTGGGTTGCCTGCGCATCGCCTATGGGCGCGGGGTCTGCGGAACGGCGGCGGCGACGGGGCAGACCCAGCTGGTGCCGGATGTCCACGCCTTTCCGGGCCATATCGCCTGCGACAGCCGTTCGCAAAGCGAGATCGTGGTCCCCGTGTTCGGGCCCGATGGCCAGCTGATCGCGGTGTTCGACGTCGATTCCGACCAGCCGGCCTCGTTCGACGAGACCGATCAGCTGTGGCTGGAAAAGATCCTCGCGGCGACGTTCGCTTGA
- a CDS encoding TonB-dependent siderophore receptor, whose translation MFDKLKSVRGLALASSALALSLSALASSAHAADNADQRDSVALDAVVVTADRKDSFGADFVQAGAFRDARVRDTPLTVTILPRDLLDAQQARSVFDAVRNTAGVSQAQINTVIYSNLAIRGIQVDNATNFRLNGVLPIFNFVDMPLEDKDRVEVLKGAGGLYYGFATPSGIVNLVTKRPTATPLTTLDLFGNSRGGVGGAIDLSRPLGDTVGLRINAGGSTIETGIDRTSGHRYFVSTALDWRPTAKLTVELDGQYIFKTVTEPTEFVLPAAVGGVISVPPLQASSKNLGADWMQAKGWETNVLAKARYDFSPAWSASFSVGQSYMKRDRAYSSFSGYNLTTGAGTLGVAMTHGNDYRSTIYRADLAGAVQTGPIEHQLLIGVSQNIRDTNIPTAVRYSFAQNLYDPVVIPERPNPARIIANPSRVKDTGAFIYDRATYNGWLQATIGYRKADYSDVSRTSAYKAKPGAWSYGLMIKPAKWASLYGNYIEGLESGGTAQQIAVNAGQTLPAALSKQKEFGVKIEPVAGFLLTAAHFDIDRASSYINSANYFVQDGRANYKGFEFSASGEVTRDLSVSLSAVSLDAKQISGAASVVGKRIENTAKTSGSIFAEYKIRAVKGLKVSGGLFHVGSRAVNALNQAFVPGYTTLDLGASYQAAIAGRPTTFRVYGENVTGKRYWAATGSSLAAQGAPSAVKLSVSTAF comes from the coding sequence ATGTTCGATAAGCTTAAGAGTGTTCGTGGATTGGCCTTGGCTTCCAGCGCGTTGGCGCTGAGCCTGAGCGCGCTGGCCTCCTCGGCGCACGCCGCCGACAATGCGGACCAGCGCGACAGCGTCGCCCTCGACGCCGTGGTCGTCACCGCCGACCGCAAGGACAGCTTCGGCGCCGACTTCGTCCAGGCCGGGGCCTTTCGTGACGCGCGGGTTCGCGACACGCCGCTGACGGTCACCATCCTGCCGCGCGACCTCCTCGACGCTCAGCAGGCCCGCTCGGTGTTCGACGCGGTTCGCAACACCGCCGGTGTCAGCCAGGCCCAGATCAACACGGTGATCTACAGCAACCTCGCGATCCGGGGGATCCAGGTCGACAACGCCACCAACTTCCGGCTGAACGGCGTCCTGCCGATCTTCAACTTCGTGGACATGCCGCTGGAGGACAAGGATCGCGTCGAGGTCCTGAAGGGCGCGGGCGGCCTCTACTACGGCTTCGCGACGCCTTCGGGCATCGTCAACCTGGTGACCAAGCGGCCGACCGCCACGCCGCTGACGACGCTGGACCTGTTCGGCAACAGCCGGGGCGGCGTGGGCGGCGCGATCGACCTCAGCCGGCCGCTCGGCGACACGGTTGGCCTGCGGATCAATGCGGGCGGCTCCACGATCGAGACCGGCATCGACCGCACCAGCGGCCATCGCTACTTCGTCTCCACCGCCCTCGACTGGAGGCCGACCGCCAAGCTGACCGTCGAACTGGACGGCCAGTACATCTTCAAGACGGTCACCGAACCGACCGAGTTCGTCCTGCCCGCCGCCGTCGGCGGCGTGATCTCGGTTCCGCCGCTGCAGGCCTCGTCCAAGAACCTCGGCGCGGACTGGATGCAGGCCAAGGGCTGGGAAACCAACGTCCTGGCCAAGGCGCGCTACGACTTCTCCCCGGCCTGGAGCGCCTCGTTCAGCGTCGGCCAGTCGTACATGAAGCGCGACCGGGCCTATTCGTCGTTCAGCGGCTACAACCTGACCACCGGCGCGGGCACGCTGGGCGTGGCGATGACCCACGGCAACGACTATCGCAGCACGATCTACCGCGCCGACCTGGCCGGCGCCGTCCAGACCGGACCGATCGAGCACCAGCTGCTGATCGGCGTCTCCCAGAACATCCGCGACACCAACATTCCGACCGCCGTGCGCTACAGCTTCGCGCAGAACCTCTACGATCCGGTCGTGATCCCCGAGCGGCCGAATCCCGCGCGGATCATCGCCAATCCCTCCCGGGTGAAAGACACCGGCGCCTTCATCTATGATCGCGCCACCTATAACGGCTGGCTGCAGGCGACCATCGGCTACCGCAAGGCCGACTACAGCGATGTCAGCCGCACCAGCGCCTACAAGGCCAAGCCCGGCGCCTGGTCCTACGGCCTGATGATCAAGCCGGCCAAGTGGGCCAGCCTGTACGGCAACTACATCGAGGGCCTGGAATCGGGCGGCACCGCCCAGCAGATCGCGGTCAACGCCGGCCAGACCCTGCCGGCGGCGCTCAGCAAGCAGAAGGAGTTCGGGGTCAAGATCGAGCCGGTCGCCGGCTTCCTGCTGACCGCCGCCCACTTCGACATCGACCGCGCCTCGTCCTACATCAACAGCGCCAACTATTTCGTCCAGGACGGCCGGGCCAACTACAAGGGCTTCGAGTTCAGCGCCAGCGGCGAGGTCACCCGCGACCTGTCGGTCTCGCTGAGCGCGGTCTCCCTGGACGCCAAGCAGATCTCGGGCGCGGCCTCGGTGGTGGGCAAGCGGATCGAGAACACCGCCAAGACCTCGGGTTCGATCTTCGCGGAATACAAGATCCGGGCCGTGAAAGGTCTGAAGGTCTCGGGCGGCCTGTTCCACGTTGGCTCACGCGCGGTCAACGCCCTGAACCAGGCCTTCGTGCCCGGCTACACGACGCTGGACCTGGGGGCGAGCTACCAGGCCGCCATCGCCGGCCGGCCGACGACGTTCCGCGTCTATGGCGAGAACGTCACCGGCAAGCGCTATTGGGCGGCGACCGGCTCCAGCCTCGCGGCCCAGGGCGCTCCCAGCGCGGTGAAGCTCTCGGTCTCGACCGCCTTCTAG
- a CDS encoding methyl-accepting chemotaxis protein: MTAFRRLTIAWKLILVAGLAIGVLLIAAAAAVSSHTSAIVSGLTNRYAGAVADDAIQSVQADIGKVQSTARAMAVSIGAAHEAGMTDRATVVGMLKPNAESSDMVLGSWFMGKDFDGKDAEFAGKTETGSNKIGALTPYWVHDGDKVIFEPLNGVDDFAEAYFTIPQKTGKAAIVEPYPYTVAGKSVLMTSVVYPVTSHGRFIGVAGLDLALDSVSKTLGALKPLGGGRVMMLSSTGKWVAHPDAAKRMQPYADAGADQVQGVLAGGEAVEVKGVVADGVPMARIIRPVPMPALNTTWALVMDVPVAAITGPADRLARILFIGGLVITAAVLAALFFASAALVKRPLTGLTRSVDKLSAGRYEDAVPGVEGGDEIGAIARALDGFRHDLADGQRRRAEQEAERAAAEIERQRHEQEARAFAAAQAKAVSSLGEGMERLADGDLIWRMREGDFQGDAAKMPRDFNAAVESLQATMAGILAAARGIRGGCAEISNAADDLAQRTERQAAGLEQTAAALDQLTATVTRSSEGAERARQVTISAKAAAERSGAVVKEAVQAMGGIEKSSRSITQIIGVIDEIAFQTNLLALNAGVEAARAGDAGRGFAVVAQEVRALAQRSADAAKEIKGLISASTEQVGKGVRLVGETGETLDQILTQVAEINDLVAEIAASSKEQAVGLAEVNQAVNQMDQVTQQNAAMVEQSTAASHALSTEAAELERLIGRFEVGAVVHEMPARAERRPAAPAPRPAAAPTRESFRQRYVQGGNALKVQPGSRPGEWQEF, from the coding sequence ATGACAGCGTTCCGCCGTTTGACCATCGCCTGGAAACTGATCCTGGTGGCGGGCCTGGCGATCGGCGTCCTGTTGATCGCGGCGGCGGCGGCGGTGTCGTCGCACACCAGCGCGATCGTCTCGGGTCTGACCAACCGTTACGCTGGCGCCGTCGCCGATGACGCAATCCAGAGCGTGCAGGCCGACATCGGCAAGGTGCAGTCGACCGCGCGAGCCATGGCCGTCTCGATCGGCGCCGCGCACGAGGCGGGCATGACCGACCGGGCGACGGTGGTCGGCATGCTCAAGCCCAACGCCGAGTCCTCGGACATGGTCCTGGGCAGCTGGTTCATGGGCAAGGACTTCGACGGCAAGGACGCCGAGTTCGCTGGCAAGACCGAGACCGGATCCAACAAGATCGGCGCCTTGACCCCCTACTGGGTTCACGATGGCGACAAGGTGATCTTCGAGCCGCTGAACGGCGTGGACGACTTCGCCGAGGCCTATTTCACGATCCCGCAGAAGACCGGCAAGGCGGCGATCGTCGAGCCCTACCCCTATACCGTGGCCGGCAAGTCGGTGCTGATGACGTCGGTGGTCTATCCGGTGACCTCGCACGGGCGCTTCATCGGCGTGGCCGGCCTCGACTTGGCCCTGGACAGCGTTTCCAAAACGCTGGGCGCTCTGAAGCCGCTGGGCGGCGGCCGGGTGATGATGCTGTCGTCGACCGGCAAATGGGTCGCCCATCCCGACGCGGCCAAGCGCATGCAGCCCTATGCCGACGCCGGCGCCGACCAGGTGCAGGGCGTGCTGGCCGGCGGCGAGGCCGTCGAGGTCAAGGGCGTGGTCGCCGACGGCGTGCCGATGGCCCGGATCATCCGCCCGGTGCCGATGCCGGCGCTCAACACCACCTGGGCCCTGGTCATGGACGTGCCGGTGGCCGCCATCACCGGTCCGGCCGACCGGCTGGCCAGGATCCTGTTCATCGGCGGCCTGGTGATCACCGCCGCCGTGCTGGCCGCGCTGTTCTTCGCCAGCGCCGCCCTGGTGAAGCGGCCGCTGACGGGGCTGACCCGCAGCGTCGACAAGCTCTCGGCCGGCCGCTACGAGGACGCCGTCCCCGGCGTGGAGGGCGGCGACGAGATCGGCGCCATCGCCCGGGCCCTCGACGGCTTCCGCCACGATCTGGCCGACGGCCAGCGCCGCCGGGCCGAACAGGAGGCCGAACGCGCCGCCGCCGAGATCGAACGCCAGCGTCACGAGCAGGAGGCGCGAGCCTTCGCCGCCGCTCAGGCCAAGGCCGTCTCCAGCCTTGGCGAGGGCATGGAGCGCCTGGCCGACGGTGACCTGATCTGGCGCATGCGCGAGGGCGACTTCCAGGGCGACGCGGCCAAGATGCCGCGCGACTTCAACGCCGCCGTCGAGAGCCTGCAGGCGACCATGGCCGGCATCCTGGCCGCCGCCCGCGGCATACGCGGCGGTTGCGCCGAGATCAGCAACGCCGCCGATGACCTCGCGCAACGCACGGAGCGCCAGGCCGCCGGCCTGGAGCAGACCGCGGCCGCGCTCGACCAGCTCACCGCCACGGTGACGCGCAGCTCGGAAGGCGCCGAGCGCGCCCGTCAGGTGACGATCAGCGCCAAGGCCGCCGCCGAACGCAGCGGCGCGGTGGTCAAGGAGGCCGTCCAGGCCATGGGCGGCATCGAGAAGTCCTCGCGGTCGATCACCCAGATCATCGGCGTCATCGACGAGATCGCCTTCCAGACCAACCTGCTGGCCCTGAATGCGGGGGTCGAGGCGGCGCGGGCCGGCGACGCCGGTCGCGGCTTCGCGGTGGTGGCCCAGGAAGTGCGGGCCCTGGCCCAGCGTTCGGCCGACGCCGCCAAGGAGATCAAGGGTCTGATCAGCGCCTCGACCGAGCAGGTCGGCAAGGGCGTGCGGCTGGTCGGCGAGACCGGCGAGACCCTCGATCAGATCCTCACCCAGGTGGCCGAGATCAACGACCTGGTCGCCGAGATCGCCGCCTCGTCCAAGGAGCAGGCCGTGGGCCTGGCCGAGGTGAACCAGGCGGTGAACCAGATGGACCAGGTCACCCAGCAGAACGCCGCCATGGTCGAGCAGTCGACCGCCGCCAGCCACGCCCTCTCCACCGAGGCCGCCGAACTGGAGCGGCTGATCGGCCGCTTCGAGGTCGGGGCGGTGGTTCACGAGATGCCCGCTCGGGCCGAGCGCCGACCAGCGGCGCCCGCGCCTCGCCCGGCGGCGGCCCCGACCCGGGAAAGCTTCCGCCAGCGCTATGTCCAGGGCGGCAACGCCCTGAAGGTCCAGCCGGGATCGCGCCCGGGCGAGTGGCAGGAATTCTAG
- a CDS encoding glucan 1,4-alpha-glucosidase gives MRTLKRLALASAAVFTAGAAQAAPATTWAYSAKTGVGASYEAYVDGAYKAGGKTGAVSKVWFSIADGVLTETMYGLIHEAQIKQMRIAVQTATGLAVEGADTTSKTEYLHVDAAGRPLSPAYKITTTDKQGRFVIEKRIFTDPDRDSLFVRVTVKALKGPVTPTLVLEPHMANTGGGDTGAASTTALTAYEGKAFLSFKGTKPFAKASASMLKDGDAVLGLKATTTSAKGAIVLTGQLPAVAKESTFDFAMGFGPDAKAADATAAATLKTGYPEVLARFNGEGARVGWEDYLASLTELPRLREASEDGGKLVQASALMLKVQEDRTHAGALIASLSNPWGDTVDATKSSTGYKAVWPRDFYQCAMALAALGDKETPLAAFHYLPTVQVGPRTPGNKGDGGWFLQKSHVDGTPEWVGVQLDQTAMPIMLGWKLWKLGWLSEPELKTYYGKMLKPAADFLVRGGKVDLGWNHATITPPFTQQERWEEQGGYSPSTTAAVIAGLVVAGDIAEAAGDKASAETYRRTADAYSAKVEARMVTTKGAFGDGHYYLRLNSDQDPDNKSPVEERNGQAAVPEDRMLDAGFLELVRYGVRRADDPAIVASLPKLDDQAMEDLYRVRYDFTFPGVEGRFPGWRRYGVDGYGEDVKTGANYGQDDQMRPGQRGRVWPIFTGERGHYELALASLGGKPDAAAVRKIRDTYVRAMELFANEGLLIPEQVWDGVGAESPHGYARGEGTDSATPLAWSHAEYVKLLRSVSDGQVWDNYAPVKARFSR, from the coding sequence ATGCGCACTCTGAAACGTCTCGCCCTGGCCTCGGCCGCCGTCTTCACCGCTGGCGCCGCGCAGGCCGCCCCGGCCACGACCTGGGCCTATTCCGCCAAGACCGGCGTCGGCGCGTCCTACGAGGCCTATGTCGACGGCGCCTACAAGGCCGGCGGCAAGACCGGGGCGGTGTCCAAGGTCTGGTTCTCGATCGCCGACGGCGTCCTGACCGAGACCATGTACGGCCTGATCCACGAGGCCCAGATCAAGCAGATGCGGATCGCCGTCCAGACCGCGACCGGCCTGGCCGTCGAGGGTGCGGACACAACCTCCAAGACCGAATATCTGCACGTCGACGCCGCCGGCCGCCCGCTGTCGCCGGCCTACAAGATCACCACGACCGACAAGCAGGGGCGCTTCGTCATCGAGAAGCGGATCTTCACCGATCCCGACCGCGACAGCCTGTTCGTGCGCGTCACGGTCAAGGCGCTAAAGGGCCCGGTGACCCCGACCCTGGTGCTGGAACCGCACATGGCCAACACGGGCGGCGGCGACACCGGCGCGGCCTCGACGACAGCCCTGACCGCCTACGAAGGCAAGGCCTTCCTCAGCTTCAAGGGGACCAAGCCCTTCGCCAAGGCCTCGGCCAGCATGCTGAAGGATGGCGACGCGGTCCTGGGCCTGAAGGCGACCACGACCTCTGCCAAGGGGGCGATCGTCCTGACCGGACAGCTGCCCGCCGTGGCCAAGGAGTCGACCTTCGACTTCGCCATGGGTTTCGGCCCGGACGCCAAGGCCGCCGACGCGACCGCCGCCGCGACGCTGAAGACCGGCTACCCCGAGGTGCTGGCCCGCTTCAACGGCGAGGGCGCGCGTGTGGGCTGGGAGGATTACCTGGCCTCGCTGACCGAGTTGCCGCGCCTGCGCGAGGCGTCCGAGGACGGCGGCAAGCTGGTGCAGGCCAGCGCTTTGATGCTGAAGGTGCAGGAAGACCGCACGCACGCCGGTGCCCTGATCGCCTCGCTGTCGAACCCGTGGGGCGATACCGTCGACGCGACCAAGTCCTCGACCGGCTACAAGGCCGTCTGGCCGCGCGATTTCTACCAGTGCGCCATGGCCCTGGCCGCCCTGGGCGACAAGGAGACCCCGCTGGCGGCGTTCCACTACCTGCCCACCGTGCAGGTCGGACCCAGGACGCCGGGCAATAAGGGCGACGGCGGCTGGTTCCTGCAGAAGTCGCATGTCGACGGCACGCCCGAATGGGTCGGCGTCCAGCTGGACCAGACCGCCATGCCGATCATGCTGGGCTGGAAGCTGTGGAAGCTGGGCTGGCTTTCGGAACCCGAGCTGAAGACCTACTACGGCAAGATGCTGAAACCGGCCGCCGACTTCCTGGTCAGGGGCGGCAAGGTCGACCTGGGCTGGAACCACGCGACCATCACCCCGCCGTTCACCCAGCAGGAGCGCTGGGAAGAGCAGGGGGGCTATTCGCCCTCGACGACCGCCGCGGTGATCGCGGGCCTTGTCGTGGCCGGCGACATCGCCGAGGCCGCCGGCGACAAGGCCTCGGCCGAGACCTATCGCAGGACCGCCGACGCCTATTCGGCCAAGGTCGAGGCACGCATGGTCACCACCAAGGGCGCGTTCGGCGACGGCCACTACTACCTGCGCCTCAACAGCGACCAGGATCCCGACAACAAGAGCCCGGTCGAGGAACGCAACGGCCAGGCGGCGGTCCCCGAGGACAGGATGCTGGACGCCGGCTTCCTGGAGCTGGTCCGCTACGGCGTGCGTCGCGCAGACGACCCGGCCATCGTCGCCAGCCTGCCCAAGCTGGACGACCAGGCGATGGAGGACCTCTACAGGGTCCGCTACGACTTCACGTTCCCGGGCGTCGAGGGGCGTTTCCCCGGCTGGCGGCGCTATGGCGTCGACGGCTATGGCGAGGACGTGAAGACGGGCGCCAACTACGGCCAGGACGACCAGATGCGGCCCGGCCAGCGCGGCCGGGTCTGGCCGATCTTCACCGGCGAGCGCGGCCACTACGAACTGGCCCTGGCCAGCCTCGGTGGGAAGCCTGACGCGGCGGCGGTCAGGAAGATCCGCGACACCTATGTCCGGGCCATGGAGCTGTTCGCCAACGAGGGTCTGCTGATCCCCGAGCAGGTCTGGGACGGCGTCGGCGCGGAAAGTCCGCACGGCTATGCGCGCGGCGAGGGCACCGACAGCGCCACGCCCCTGGCCTGGAGCCACGCCGAATACGTCAAGCTGCTGCGCTCGGTCAGCGATGGCCAGGTCTGGGACAACTATGCGCCCGTGAAGGCCCGTTTCTCGCGGTAA